The genome window TTGATCTTGTATTGTACTCATTTGATTTTTAAAGTCTTTACGATTCCTTTTACCTGACTTTGGTGAAACAAATAGTGCTGTTGTTGCACCAATGATTACACCTAATAATGATCCTACTACGACACTTTTTTTGTTTGTATTATTTCCACTCATATTTAACACTCCTTTATCCTTATTACTCGTTTCCTTTCCTTTTCATTCAAAAGTTTGATGTTTTTCAATTTTTCCGTCCTGCCTGTGAATGATTAGTCTTGTATGTTCTTCACTCGCCATTTGTTGTGCCTTCTTAAGCGCTTCTTTTTTTGTATTAAAAATACCACTCGCTCTTTGAGTTTTTTCCTTTTTAATCGCCCAGCCGTCAGAATGTGGTACAACATGGCGGATTGGGTTATCATCTCCATAGGTTTTCTTTGCTCTTGCTACCGCAATTGGAATGGCTCTTCCTGCTTCAAACCCTTCATCTAGTAGTCCATTGGCAATGCCGATTGCTTCTTCTCGAACCACTTCATCTAAATTTTTCATAGAATCAGGATAGTCCTTTATGTTCCAAGACATATACTCATCCTCTCTTTTAGATTTAATGACTAAGCTATCTATGTGTGTACTATCTATTTACCCTCTTGATTTGTAATAAAACATAAATAAAGAAACTAGCTGGTATTAGTTCAGGGAAAAGAAAAAACAAATAGTAACATCATAAAAATAGACTTGGTAAAAAAATGATATAATTTCACAACATAATCCTAAGAGACATGTGACACACTAGACCTAGTTTAAGATGTTAAGAAACGAGGTCTTTAGCATGAATAAAGAAATGAGTTATGGTAGTGACTATAAGTTTATACCTGCCACTTCAGTTGCAAGCGGTTTAGGTAAAGTGGTTGCACGAGATGTATTTTGTCAAACCATTCAAGTAGTTAATCTTTGCTTAGTTGGAAATACCGAAACGCAGGATTTTGTACTAGTTGATGCCGGAATGCCTGGTTCAGCTGACGAAATAATAGCTCTAACTGAAGAACGCTTTGGCCCACATAGTCGTCCTAGAGCAATCTTATTAACTCACGGTCATTTTGACCATGTTGGTGCGATTATTGAACTAATCAATCATTGGGAAGTGCCAGTCTATGCTCATGAATTAGAAATCCCATTTCTGACTGTAAAGCAAAGCTATCCTGAGCCAGATCCAACCGTTGAAGGTGGCATGTTAGCAAAATTGTCGCCCATGTATCCGAATGAGCCAATCGATTTAGGCAATCATGTAAAACCTTTACCATCTGATGGGACTATTCCTGAAATGCCTGAGTGGCGCTGGATACATACACCAGGACATACTCCAGGCCATGTATCATTTTTTAGGGAAGAAGACCGAGTATTAATTGCAGGAGATGCATTTGTAACAGTTAAGCAAGAATCTCTATACAAGGTGTTCACACAGGAGTTTGAAATAAGTGGTCCCCCAAGGTATTTAACAACCGATTGGGAATCTTCTCTTACTTCTGTGAAAACATTAGAACAGTTAAAACCTGATGTAGCCGTAACAGGTCACGGCATACCAATTTCAGGAGAGAAACTAACAACAAGTCTTTCTATGCTAGTGAAGGATTTTGACAATATTGCTGTTCCTGATTATGGAAAGTATGTGGATACTAAGCGGGAACTCCATTAATAAGAAAAGGGAAGCAAAGTAGCAGCTTCCCGTTCGTTTGTTAATTAGGAAACAGTAAGGAAATTATTTTATCGTAAAAAAAATCGCACCAAGAGAGGTGCGATACATGGTTATACTGTTTTAGCTGTTTGTGAAATCCATTCACTTGCTTGTTCACGAAGCTTAAACTTCTGAATTTTACCAGAAGCCGTCATTGGGTAGTCATCAACAAATATAAAGTATTCAGGTATTTTGTAATAGGCTAGTTTACCTGTACAGAAGCTTCGTATATCCTCGGAAGTAATCGAATGTCCTTCTTTGACCTTAATACATGCAGCAACTTTTTCACCGTACTTTTCATCAGGTACCCCGACGACTTGAACATCAAGAACACTATCATGCTGATAAAGGAATTCTTCAATCTCCCTAGGATAGACATTCTCGCCACCTCTTATAATCATATCTTTTAAACGGCCTGTAATTCTTACATAACCATCCTCATCCATTGTTGCTAAATCTCCAGTGTGTAGCCATCCTTTTGTATCAATCGCTTCATATGTAGCATCTGGCATTTTGTAGTAGCCTTTCATTACTAGATATCCTCGCGTGCAAAGCTCACCTTGGTGTCCACGTGGTACCTCTGATCCTGTAACAGGGTCAACAATTTTCACTTCGACATGTGGATGTGCTTTACCAACTGAATTCACTCTCCGTTCGAGAGAATCAGTCGTTGTTGTTTGTGTGATAACTGGTGATGATTCAGTCTGTCCATATGCAATTGTTATATCAGTCATACCCATTTCGTTAATTAACTTTTTCATAACTTCAATTGGACAATTGGAACCGGCCATGATCCCTGTTCTTAGCGTGGATAAATTGTAGTTAGAAAACTTCTCATGATTTAACTCAGCTATGAACATAGTTGGTACACCATGTAACCCAGTGCATCTTTCTTTTTCAATCGTCTCTAACACAAGTTCAGGGTTAAATTCTATAATTGGAACCATAGTGGCTCCTACAGATACGCATGCAAGTGAGCCTAACACACACCCAAAACAATGAAAAAATGGAACGGGGATACACAATCTATCCTCTGCACTTAGTTTCATGGACCTTGCAACTAAATGACCATTATTTACGATATTATGGTGTGTTAACATAACACCTTTAGGGAACCCAGTAGTTCCAGAGGTATATTGCATGTTAATAACATCAGTAGGATCTAGTGATTGTTCGCGATGAAGTAAGACTGTATCACTTACATCGTCCCCTAGTGTAACTAAGTCCTTCCAATTCATCATTCCATCCGGGGACGGATTTTCTCCAATGTAGATTACATTCTTTAAGTAGGGTAGATGATCTAGGTGTAGTTTACCTGGCATGGAGTCAATAAGTTTATGGTGACAAATGGTGTTAATAATGTCTA of Cytobacillus luteolus contains these proteins:
- a CDS encoding YtxH domain-containing protein, giving the protein MSGNNTNKKSVVVGSLLGVIIGATTALFVSPKSGKRNRKDFKNQMSTIQDQVYKIADRTKEKVSDVSQSITKNA
- a CDS encoding DUF2188 domain-containing protein is translated as MSWNIKDYPDSMKNLDEVVREEAIGIANGLLDEGFEAGRAIPIAVARAKKTYGDDNPIRHVVPHSDGWAIKKEKTQRASGIFNTKKEALKKAQQMASEEHTRLIIHRQDGKIEKHQTFE
- a CDS encoding MBL fold metallo-hydrolase, which produces MNKEMSYGSDYKFIPATSVASGLGKVVARDVFCQTIQVVNLCLVGNTETQDFVLVDAGMPGSADEIIALTEERFGPHSRPRAILLTHGHFDHVGAIIELINHWEVPVYAHELEIPFLTVKQSYPEPDPTVEGGMLAKLSPMYPNEPIDLGNHVKPLPSDGTIPEMPEWRWIHTPGHTPGHVSFFREEDRVLIAGDAFVTVKQESLYKVFTQEFEISGPPRYLTTDWESSLTSVKTLEQLKPDVAVTGHGIPISGEKLTTSLSMLVKDFDNIAVPDYGKYVDTKRELH
- a CDS encoding AMP-binding protein, with the translated sequence MDILKDVTIGQLLKDAVNKYGKKEAIVYSNENIRYTYAEFYEETSKIAKGLMKLGIQKGEHIAIWATNVPEWLLLQYASARIGAVLVTINTSYQSSELEYLLKQSDTTTLFSISGFKGTSYIDIINTICHHKLIDSMPGKLHLDHLPYLKNVIYIGENPSPDGMMNWKDLVTLGDDVSDTVLLHREQSLDPTDVINMQYTSGTTGFPKGVMLTHHNIVNNGHLVARSMKLSAEDRLCIPVPFFHCFGCVLGSLACVSVGATMVPIIEFNPELVLETIEKERCTGLHGVPTMFIAELNHEKFSNYNLSTLRTGIMAGSNCPIEVMKKLINEMGMTDITIAYGQTESSPVITQTTTTDSLERRVNSVGKAHPHVEVKIVDPVTGSEVPRGHQGELCTRGYLVMKGYYKMPDATYEAIDTKGWLHTGDLATMDEDGYVRITGRLKDMIIRGGENVYPREIEEFLYQHDSVLDVQVVGVPDEKYGEKVAACIKVKEGHSITSEDIRSFCTGKLAYYKIPEYFIFVDDYPMTASGKIQKFKLREQASEWISQTAKTV